Proteins co-encoded in one Bremerella sp. TYQ1 genomic window:
- a CDS encoding carboxy terminal-processing peptidase has product MANVRRNWTALRHPAFFLFTVIATFATLIGASLIPKNAPAQGPLVAQERQLPKRHISRMVSRLLLRDHLSSAPLDDTISQRAFDKFLKFWDPLKLYFTQQDVAEFAANRNLLDDQVRSGNTEFAQKVYDRFIQRTLERVQTVDDLLANHEFNFDEDEVFITDGDKVDYPANAAEATDRWRKRLKYDLLTQLADDKTLEEAKERIGKRYHSYARRIAQTSEDELLEIFLTSVTSAYDPHTTYMSPGTLENFNIQMRLNLEGIGAALMSEDGYCKVSKVIPGGAADKHGKKNPDEKLEAGDFIVTVGQGTDGEMVDVVDMKLNDVVDMIRGKANTVVRLGVKKKGKGETKIYDITRAKVELKDSEARGEIIDAVTPDGRKMKIGWIDLPSFYLDMEAARSGNPNVKRSTIDVARLLADFRQKGVEAVVLDLRRNGGGSLTEAIDLTGLFIDQGPVVQVKDAENNVHPYEDMNRGMLWDGPLVVLTSKMSASASEILAGAIQDYGRGIVVGDEQTHGKGTVQTLLDLGREELMGANPVNPPSLGALKITLQKFYRPSGKSTQLKGVEADVSLPALTANMDIAEGDLDYPVPFDTVKTTQYPKSNANAAPLVAELNRLSNQRVQSSEGFSKLNKMIDTYLQQKDKKQVDLNKQKFMAEYEALSEREKEIESLVNDEDKDPNEIVERDYYFDEVIQITEDYVRLLEQQKVAANN; this is encoded by the coding sequence ATGGCAAACGTTCGACGGAATTGGACTGCACTGCGCCATCCCGCGTTCTTCCTATTCACCGTAATCGCTACATTCGCCACACTGATTGGCGCTTCGCTTATTCCGAAGAACGCTCCAGCCCAAGGCCCCTTGGTAGCTCAAGAGCGTCAACTTCCCAAACGACACATCTCGCGAATGGTCTCGCGTCTGTTACTTCGCGACCATCTTTCGAGTGCCCCGCTCGACGATACGATCTCGCAGCGAGCTTTCGATAAGTTCCTGAAATTCTGGGATCCGCTCAAACTGTACTTCACGCAGCAAGATGTCGCCGAATTTGCGGCCAATCGCAATCTGCTGGACGATCAAGTTCGCAGCGGCAACACCGAATTCGCCCAAAAGGTTTACGATCGCTTCATTCAGCGAACGCTCGAACGCGTTCAAACGGTGGACGACTTATTGGCGAATCACGAGTTCAACTTCGACGAAGATGAAGTCTTCATCACCGATGGTGACAAAGTCGATTACCCAGCCAACGCTGCCGAAGCGACCGATCGCTGGCGTAAACGTTTGAAGTACGACCTGCTGACGCAGTTGGCCGACGACAAAACGCTGGAAGAAGCGAAGGAACGTATCGGCAAGCGTTATCACAGCTACGCACGCCGGATCGCTCAGACCAGCGAAGACGAATTGCTGGAGATTTTCCTCACTTCGGTGACTTCCGCTTACGATCCGCACACCACCTACATGTCGCCAGGCACCCTGGAAAACTTCAACATCCAGATGCGTTTGAACCTGGAAGGCATCGGGGCCGCCCTGATGTCAGAAGATGGTTACTGCAAAGTTTCGAAGGTCATCCCTGGGGGTGCCGCCGATAAGCATGGCAAGAAGAATCCTGACGAAAAGCTCGAAGCCGGCGACTTCATCGTCACCGTCGGGCAAGGCACCGATGGCGAAATGGTCGACGTTGTCGACATGAAGCTGAACGACGTGGTCGACATGATTCGCGGCAAAGCCAATACGGTTGTTCGCCTCGGCGTGAAGAAAAAGGGTAAAGGCGAAACGAAGATCTACGACATCACCCGAGCCAAAGTCGAATTGAAAGACAGCGAAGCTCGCGGCGAAATCATCGACGCCGTCACCCCGGACGGACGCAAGATGAAGATCGGCTGGATCGACCTTCCTTCGTTCTACCTCGACATGGAAGCGGCTCGCTCCGGCAATCCAAACGTCAAGCGAAGCACGATCGACGTGGCTCGCCTGTTGGCTGACTTCCGTCAAAAAGGTGTCGAAGCAGTTGTGCTCGACCTTCGCCGAAACGGTGGTGGTAGTCTGACCGAAGCGATCGATCTGACCGGTCTCTTCATCGACCAAGGTCCTGTCGTTCAAGTCAAAGATGCCGAGAACAACGTACATCCTTATGAAGACATGAACCGCGGCATGCTGTGGGACGGTCCCCTGGTTGTTTTGACCAGCAAGATGAGTGCTAGTGCGAGTGAAATTCTCGCAGGTGCCATCCAAGACTACGGTCGCGGTATCGTTGTCGGTGACGAACAAACCCACGGCAAAGGCACCGTGCAAACGTTGCTCGACCTTGGCCGCGAAGAATTGATGGGTGCCAACCCAGTCAATCCACCTTCGCTGGGTGCGTTGAAGATTACGTTGCAGAAGTTCTATCGCCCAAGCGGTAAGAGCACGCAGCTCAAGGGCGTCGAAGCGGACGTTTCGTTGCCGGCACTGACCGCCAACATGGACATCGCCGAAGGGGATCTTGATTACCCAGTTCCTTTCGACACCGTGAAGACGACTCAGTACCCTAAGAGCAATGCCAACGCAGCTCCGCTCGTTGCGGAATTGAATCGACTGTCCAATCAGCGTGTTCAATCGTCGGAAGGCTTCTCGAAGCTCAACAAGATGATCGACACGTATTTGCAGCAGAAAGACAAGAAACAGGTCGACCTCAACAAGCAAAAGTTCATGGCCGAATACGAAGCCCTGAGCGAACGTGAGAAAGAGATCGAAAGCCTGGTTAACGACGAGGACAAAGATCCGAACGAAATTGTCGAGCGTGACTACTACTTCGACGAAGTGATTCAGATCACCGAAGACTACGTCCGCCTGTTGGAACAACAAAAAGTCGCGGCAAACAACTAA
- a CDS encoding zinc ribbon domain-containing protein, whose translation MQCPACQTECSETRHRCGSCNYGIKPQPKPSRPRPPRYIGDKGDEGFDAMLMRTYRCTNCRSYGAHVKRIATTGAGISRLMDWQCHEFIVASCVFCGLVQHFDPRIVDNSGRGWKILDFLFDL comes from the coding sequence ATGCAATGTCCGGCATGCCAAACCGAATGTTCTGAAACCAGGCATCGCTGCGGTAGCTGCAACTACGGTATCAAACCGCAGCCAAAACCTTCGCGGCCGCGACCGCCACGATACATTGGCGACAAAGGTGATGAAGGTTTCGACGCCATGCTGATGCGAACCTACCGCTGCACGAATTGCCGATCGTACGGAGCCCACGTAAAACGCATTGCCACAACAGGGGCCGGCATCTCGCGTTTGATGGATTGGCAATGCCATGAGTTCATTGTGGCGAGCTGCGTTTTCTGCGGATTGGTCCAGCATTTTGATCCGCGTATTGTCGACAACAGCGGTCGAGGCTGGAAAATCCTCGACTTTCTTTTCGACCTTTAA
- a CDS encoding PIG-L family deacetylase: MSDAKNVVLCFMAHPDDAEILCGGVLIRLSQLGWAVHIATVAAGDCGSETLPPHEIAAIRKNEGVAAAQLIGGTYHTLAEPDVNVVFDKPTNRKAIDLFRQLSPQIVITHPREDYMLDHEQTHLLARSAAFSFPIPNASETPLAAEASIPHLYYADPIEGLHPYTGELVTPTVTIDVSEVIETKAEMLACHASQREWLRAHHGMDEYLEAMKRHSALRGSLIGTPYAESFRQHRGHAFPQNDLLAELLP, from the coding sequence TTGAGTGACGCGAAGAACGTGGTCCTTTGTTTCATGGCCCATCCGGACGATGCCGAGATCTTATGCGGCGGCGTTCTTATCCGCCTGAGCCAATTGGGCTGGGCAGTTCATATCGCCACAGTGGCTGCCGGTGATTGTGGCTCGGAAACGTTGCCGCCACACGAGATCGCCGCCATTCGCAAAAACGAAGGAGTCGCGGCCGCTCAATTGATCGGCGGCACCTATCACACGCTGGCCGAGCCAGACGTGAACGTCGTTTTCGACAAGCCTACCAATCGAAAAGCGATCGACTTGTTCCGTCAGTTAAGCCCTCAAATCGTCATCACCCATCCGCGAGAAGACTACATGCTCGATCACGAGCAAACGCATCTTCTCGCTCGCAGTGCGGCGTTTAGTTTTCCGATTCCGAACGCCTCGGAAACTCCGCTGGCCGCTGAGGCTTCGATTCCGCACCTTTATTACGCCGACCCGATCGAAGGCCTCCATCCCTATACTGGCGAGTTAGTCACGCCAACGGTTACCATTGACGTCTCCGAGGTAATCGAAACCAAGGCAGAGATGTTGGCCTGCCATGCTTCGCAGCGGGAATGGCTGCGTGCCCATCATGGCATGGACGAATACCTGGAAGCAATGAAACGCCATAGTGCGCTGCGAGGCTCCCTGATCGGTACTCCCTATGCCGAGAGCTTTCGCCAACATCGCGGCCACGCTTTTCCTCAAAACGATTTACTCGCCGAACTCCTCCCCTGA
- a CDS encoding glucosamine-6-phosphate isomerase has translation MARPISKVAPQWWDYTTLDEELLSDAAKLTADDLLQLSRPGFTVRIFDTLEELYCAEALEYIEAWQQSTPDNPCGICGPIGPTEQLPLVARMVNALGIDLKKLDAHFWGMDEWVDENDKPVPVEFPLSFAKADKDLCFDRIDPKYSMPTANLHFPTGDLDAYSKSYDDVRCLVMQGGQGEVKHWAFNDPPKREGEYTDAPPPPEVYRELGTRVTDLHPMTVIQNARTSGGGYVPMVPTRACTVGPKETWKAERVSIWHPGHHDNPFGMRLSALMISKGIADTSLPMSLLADHPNVTFSYYRGGIGTVETEMH, from the coding sequence ATGGCTCGACCGATCAGCAAAGTGGCACCGCAGTGGTGGGACTACACCACGCTTGATGAAGAACTGCTTTCCGACGCGGCCAAGCTAACCGCGGACGATTTGCTGCAGCTTTCTCGCCCTGGCTTTACGGTCCGCATCTTCGATACGCTGGAAGAGTTGTACTGTGCTGAAGCGTTGGAATACATCGAGGCCTGGCAACAAAGCACACCCGACAATCCGTGCGGAATTTGCGGGCCGATCGGTCCGACCGAGCAGCTTCCCTTGGTGGCTCGTATGGTCAACGCCCTGGGGATCGATCTGAAAAAACTGGATGCCCATTTCTGGGGCATGGATGAATGGGTCGACGAAAACGACAAACCAGTGCCTGTCGAATTTCCTCTCTCTTTCGCCAAAGCGGACAAGGACCTTTGCTTTGATCGCATCGATCCGAAGTACTCGATGCCGACGGCCAATCTCCACTTCCCCACCGGCGACTTGGACGCCTATTCCAAGTCGTACGACGACGTCCGCTGTCTCGTCATGCAAGGCGGCCAAGGCGAAGTGAAGCACTGGGCATTCAACGACCCGCCGAAACGAGAAGGCGAATACACCGATGCGCCGCCACCGCCGGAAGTTTATCGCGAGCTGGGAACACGCGTTACCGACTTGCACCCGATGACGGTCATTCAAAACGCTCGAACTAGTGGCGGTGGTTACGTGCCGATGGTTCCGACACGCGCTTGCACTGTTGGGCCAAAGGAAACCTGGAAGGCGGAACGTGTTTCGATCTGGCACCCTGGCCACCACGACAATCCCTTCGGAATGCGTTTGTCCGCGTTGATGATCAGCAAAGGGATCGCCGATACCAGCTTGCCGATGTCGCTTCTGGCCGACCATCCCAACGTGACGTTCAGTTACTATCGCGGTGGAATTGGCACCGTCGAAACGGAAATGCACTAA